A window of Candidatus Peribacteraceae bacterium genomic DNA:
GGGTATGGTGAAGAAGGGGGCAGCGTCGGCGGAGGAGAGGCTGGTGCGGGCGTTGGAGCAATTGAACCGTGCCGTGGCGGACATGCCCGCGAAGTACGGCTATGTGTTTGATCGCAAGAAGTCCCTGGCGCACTCGTTCTTGCAGGGGGCGGCGCGCGGGCTGGGGTTTGTGGCGGCTATCGCCATTCTGGTGCCCCTCATCATCGCGTTCCTGCAGAGCTTCGACTGGGGCCCCATCATCGGGAGTTTCGTGAAAGACATTGTGGAGCAGATGGAACAGCTGCAGAGCGCCCCTCGCTGATCCTCCGGTATCCTCAAATAATGGGTTGCTTATCCACGAACACCCGTATGTAGAGGCGATGGAGCATGTCGAGCGTGGCTTCCACCAGCTCCAGCAGCAGGGCGTTGAGGCGGCGGATGCGGGCGTAGATCTGGTTGAGGCGGAAGGCGTCGCCGGGGCGGGAGGCGCGCGCGGTCTTCTTCGCCATCTTCCGCAGGTGCGTCATTTCTTCCTGCACATGGTCTTGCAGTTTCTTCTGCAGCACCAGGGGTGATGTGGGCATGGCGGCTATGGCCTGGTCCCGCGCGGAAATCTGCTGGTCATCGCCCTGGTCCGTACTGGAGCCGGCCCCGGCCCCTCCCAAATCACCCGAGCGGTCTTCGCCCGTGCGTTCGCTCACGCGGTTGGTAAAGCTCTCGATAGTGCTCAAGTCCTGCAGGAGCGTCTCCAATTTCTTGGGTTGGCTCACCACCAACTTCGCCGCTTCCACGTGGGAGGTGAGGGAAGGGCCTATTTCGCGTGATGTGAGATCCGCCATTCCATAGCTATTTTCTCTTTTTTTAGCCAAAAAGTCAATCCCGCGGGATCGCACTTCACCCACGCACCAGGAAGCGCCGGCCCTCACCGGGAAGCTTTATGACAGGTATTCCCGGCTCTGCAACCTGTAACCGCGATGAACGTTCGCCGGGGGAGATGGGGAGGCAGGGAAAGGGAGTGGAAAGGGTAAGCAGACACTGTTGTCAAATATTTGAACAGAAAGGAAAGATGACAGTGATGCCGTTGCTTCCTCCTGTCCGGCTGCGTACAAAGGGGCATCACGTTCTTTTCCCTTACATCCCATGTCCATCGACACATGCCCGTCTTCCGTACACGATGCACCCGCCGGTGTGGCCGACCTGCGTGCCGGCCTTGCGCTTCCTGCGCCGGAGGAGCCCCGGACGCAACGTGAGCTCTTCGCCTTCATGAATATTGTTCTGAATGGGGAATTTGGAGAATATCGCACGCGCTTGGCAGATTCCGACCATCCCGATTTCACAACCTTGCGGGGCTTGGAGCGGCAGCTGATTTTTTCCTGCGACGGATCGATTCCGGAGGATGCCGCCCTGACGGAGGAACAACGGGAGGCGGTAGAGGCGGTGATGAGCATTTTCCATCCATCCGTCAGAAGCACCCCGCAGGCCGGCTTGAAGCGCGTCCTCCTCCATGCCCGCGAACGCCTCGGTCGTATGATCTATGGATGAGCCGACGTGATACACTATGGCCATGAACGAAGAGCGAACGATTTTTCATCAGATCAGGGACAAGGAGATACCCGCGGACATCGTCTACGAAGATGACGACGTCCTGGCGTTCAAGGACATCCACCCCAAGGCCGCCACGCACCTCCTCTTCATCCCCAAGCACTTCGTGGCGTCCATTGCGGATGTGACGCCCGAGACGGCGCACCTCCCCGGCATGCTGATCCTCAAGGCGCAAAAATTCGCCAAAGAGCAGGGGATTGCGGGCTACAAGCTCACCTTTCACGTGGGGAAGGGAGGGGGGCAGGAGGTGATGTACCTGCATTTGCACCTCTTAAGCGGTGAGAGGTTGAAGGAGTAGGTGGGAGGATGCAGATGATGCAGAAGAAACAGAAGATGCAGAGGAAGGATATGCATACTGCTTCCGGGGCAGTGGAGCATCATTTCCTCTGAATCCTCTGCATCATCTGCTTCTTCTGATTCCTCCGTCAGGCGCTATACCCGGCTGCCTCGGCCTCCGCGGCACTCTTGAACTCCACCCTATTCTCCTCCTTGATCTTCTTCCCCGCTGCGGAATCGGCGGCGTAGTACTTCTTGCCGGTCTTGGATGCAACGAAGCCGCTGACGGAGGAGGATTCCTTCGCGCCGGTGCTCGCTTCCTTCCCGCCACCTTCGGTGCCGTCAGCTGGCAGGGCAGGTGTCTGCTGCTGTTGGTCCGCTGATTTGGCGTCCTTGGCCACTGCGGCCTCTTCTTCCTTCTTGCGCTCTTCCTCCTCGCGCTCGCGCATGATGCGCTCCATGGTCTCCTTATCAATCGGCTTGAGGGCCTTGATGGAGAGGCCGATGCGGCGCTCGTCCACGTCGATGTTGATCACCTGGGCATCCACTTTCTGTCCGATGGTAAGCACCTCGGCGGGATCGGTCACTTTGTGATGCGCCAATTCGCTCAGGTGCACCAGGCCGTTGATATCCTTCTCCAGTTTGAGGAACGCGCCGTAATCCGCGAAGCGGACGACGGATCCCGTCACCTTCTTGCCCACGGGGTAGCGCTCGGCGATCTCCTCCCACGGATCCTTGGTGAGCTGTTTGATGCTGAGCGAGAGCTTCTCCCCGTCCACGCCGATCACCTTCACGGTCACCTTGTCGCCCACCTGGGCGTACTCGGCGGGGTTCTTCACGTGGCCCCAGGCGATCTCGGAGATGTGGACCAGCCCCTCCAGCCCTTCGAAGGCCACGAAGAGCCCGAACTTGACGATGCCGCTCACGGCACCCTCGCGCACATCGCCCGGCTTGAGCTGCTCCAGGGCTTTGGCGCGCTCCTCCGCCATGGCTTCCCGCTCGGAAACCACGATCTTCCCGGCCTCCTCGTCCATGGTGATGATCTTCACCGTGAAGGTGTGGCCCACGTACTTCTGCAGGCGGTTGATGATTTCGGAAGCGTCCGCGTTGTTCACGCGGGGGTAGTGCACGGGGGCGAGCTGGCTCACCGGCAAAAAGGTGCGGATGCCGTCGATATTGGCAAGGAGGCCGCCCTTGTTGGCTTCCTGTGCCGTGAACTTCATGGTCGTATCTCCTTCCACCAGCTTATGGAAGCGTTCCCAAGCCTTCTGCTGGCTGGCCATGCGGAGGCTCATCACCACCATCCCTTCGTCGTTCTCCTCTTCCAACACCAACGCGGAGACGGAATCACCGACCCTGAGTTCCTTGAAGGTATTGAAGGAATCGCGCAGTTCGCGTCCGCTCACGATGCCCGTGGCCACGCCCTGCAGGTCCAGGAGGAGCTTATTCTTGCCGCGGAACACCACGGTACCTTCCACCAATTCCCCGGGCTGCACGCGCAGGATGGGAGGGGATTCCTTGAGGAGTTCATCCATCATGGATTTCTGTTCGACGGGCACGTTTGCCATAGGAGAAGAAGGGTGCGAGGGGAAGGAAGTGAAGAGGGGAGTGGAGCCGTCCTCGCACGAGCGACGGGGATCCAGTGCGTATACTTTATACGAGTGGGAGAGGATGTCAAAGGAGATCCTTGAATGAAAAGGTTGTAGGGGGTAGGTCGTAGGTGGAGCAGCCTATATTCTCTTTGAGAAAATATCCTGCTCTACAACCTACCACCTACAACCTACTCCCTCACAACACAGTCTTGTCTACTTTCATCTGCCCCTCGGACGGCAGTTTTTGCTCCTGGTTGGTCTTGGGGTTGTAGATCTCGTAGTAGAGTTCGATCAGCTCCTTGGTGGTGAGTCGGCGGGAGAGCAGGCCGATGTTCTGCAGGCCGGTTTCCACAAGGTTTACGCGGTCCTTGAGCGTGGTCTGGGCCCCCGCGAAGTCCCGGTGGCGCTGGGCGATGTTCGCGGTGGAGTCATCCGGGCTCATCCAGCCGAAGAACTGTTCAATGAGGGTCTTCTGGCGGGGGTTCACGTCCACGGGGATCACCACCAGGAACCGCTTCTGCATGATGTCCGCAACGTCCACCAGCTTCTCGATGAAGTCCGCGTACCCCAAGGTCTGCTTCCGCAGGAGCTCATTCTGCTGGTCATGCGCGAGCGCGCGGAGGTGCACCAGGTACGGGTCAATGTTCATCTTGGACGACCGCACCACGATCTGGAGCGGGAAGTTGAGCGTGTTCATGAAGGATTGGTACCCCGCAATGATGCCCTGCTGCTCCGTTTCGCTCTTCAGGTTGAAGTTGAGCGCTTCCACGCCCAGCACGGCGCGCAACCCGCCGTTCTTGAGCACCACGGTGTCGTGGTGGATCTCCGCAATGGGAAGGAAGCGCTGCGTGGAACTCAGCGTGCCCTTCTTGCGCTGGCGGACGGTGTCTTTGGCCGAGGAGAATCCGGGAACGGGCATGGTCAGGGTTGGGGGGAGATGTCGCGGAAGACGCCCTTATAGGCGGAGAGGTCCTCCGGCGGTTCCGCGCCGGGAAGGTCATCCACCTGCACGCTCTTGCGGTCCACCGGACGGCTCGGCGCCTGGTGTTCGGCCGGTGCCGCCTCCGGCGGGGGCAGGCCTTCCTCCGGGGGCAGGGAGAGGGGATGGTCGAGCATGGAACTCAACTCCCGGATGCGGTTCTCCGTCTTCTGGACGGGGGCATTCCCCGCCAGGATGTTTTCCTTCCGTTTCTCCGCCTTCTCCGCTTCCAGGGCGCCTCCCGTGCGGATGTGGATGGTGAGGCCCCTTCGGGGCGTCCACACGCGCTCCGGGGGCTTGTTCATCTTCTCAATGGAGAGCAACACGATGCGGAGCAGGCTCAAATCATTCACTTTCACCAGGGCGAAAACCACCGAGACGGCGGCCGGGATCCACACGAGGACCGTGGGGACCAACCCCATCTGTCCCCCCGCGGCCTTGGCGACCAATGCGTACAGCATGTAGCTGAAGCCTCCCCCGAGCGCGATGATCAGCACCTGCTTCAGGGTCAGCGGGCCCACGATGCGGTCCTCGATGTACACGTTCTGCGGTATTTTGACGGGATCGATGGCCATGAGGTGATGTTCAGGGAAATCCAGATATTGTAGCAGAAAAGAGGGGATTGGACAATTCCTACAACGTCGTACGTATGGCGTATTTCCTCGTACGTATTATCCCTTCAAGGACATACGCAATACGTAATACTTAATACGAAATACTAACAAGTTACGTCAACCAGCGGCGACTTCTTCCTCCTGCTCCAGGGGTGCCGGCGCTTTGCCGTCCCCATGGAGGAACTCGAGGTTGTCCTTGTCCTTGCGGATCACGTGGATGGTATCGCCCTTGCGGAAGATGCCCCGCAGGATGTGTTCGGCGATTTCGCTCTCGATCCGCTCCTGCACGGTCCTCCGCACCGGCCGCGCGCCGTATTCGGGATCAAAGCCTTCCTCGGCAAGGAGGTTGATGGCCTTGGGGTCGATATCCAGGATGTAGCCCTGCTCTTTGAGGCGGTCCGTGAGCTTCTGCAGGTGCATCCGCACGATCTTGCGGATGTGCTGTTGGTTTAAGGCGTTGAAGACGATGATATGGTCCACGCGGTTGAGGAATTCCGGCCGCAGGTTGTCCTTGAGCTCCTGGATCACTTCCTGGGACTTCTCCTCGTAGGCGGCTTCTTCCCCGCGCGCCTCGTCCGCCAGCTGGAACCCGATCTTGGCCGCCTGCTTCGTGAGCTTATCGGCGCCGATGTTGGAGGTCATCACGATGATGGTGTTGGTGAAGTCCACTTGCTTGCCCTGGCCGTCCGTGAGTACGCCGTCCTCCAAAATCTGGAGCAGGACGTTGAAGAACTCGGGGTGGGCTTTCTCCACCTCGTCGAAGAGGACCACGGAGTAGGGCTTGCGCCGCACGGCTTCCGTCAGCTGTCCGCCCTCCTCGTATCCCACGTACCCCGCGGTGGCGCCGATGAGGCGGGAGACGTTATGGCGCTCCATGAACTCCGACATGTCGATCTTGATGAGCGCGTCCTCCCGGTTGAACATCTCCGCGGCGATGGCGCGCACGAGCTCGGTCTTCCCCACGCCCGTGGGGCCCAGGAAGAGGAAGGAGCCGATGGGTCTGCGCTGGTCGGAAATGCCCACGCGGCTGCGCCGGATGGCCCGCGCCACCTTCCTGAGGGCTTCGTCCTGCCCCACGATGTGCTTCTTGAGCACCAGTTCCATGTTCGTGAGGCGCTTGGCCTCGCTCTTGAGGAGCTTGGTGACGGGGATGCCCGTCATGCGGCCGATCACCTGCGCTATGTCATCCTCGGAGATCACCACGGGCGACCTGCGGTCCCCGTCCAAACTGCCCTTCATCTTCTCCAACGCCTCCCGCAGGTTCTGCTGCTCCTGCTTGAGCTTGAGCGCCTGGTGGTACTTCTGGTCGCGGACGGCATCCTGCTGCTTCTTGAGCAGGTGCTCCAGTTTCTCCTCCGTCTTGCGGATTTCCGGGTTCGTCTCCGACGCCTGCAGGCTCTTGCCCGCGGCGGCCTCGTCCAGCACGTCGATCGCCTTGTCCGGCAGGTAGCGTTCCGTGATGTAGCGCTTGCTCAGGTGTACGGCGGCCTCGATGGCCTCCGGCATGATTTCCAGCCTGTGGAAGTCCTCGAAGCTCTTCCGGAGCCCCTGGAGGATCTGGATGGCGTCCGGTACGCGCGGCTCTTGCACCAAAATGCTCTGGAAGCGGCGCTCCAGGGCGCGGTCCTTCTCCACCGTGCGGTACTCGTCGATCGTGGTGGCGCCGATCACGCGCAGCGTCCCGCGGCTGAGCGCGGGCTTGAGGATGTTGGCCGCGTCGAGCGAGCCTTCCGCCGAGCCCGCCCCCACCACCGTGTGCATCTCATCTATGAAGAGGATGATGTCGTTCTCGCTCTTGGTGGCCTCCTTGATGATGTCGTCGAAGCGCTGCTCGAATTCCCCGCGGTACTTGGTGCCCGCCACGAGCGAGCCCATGTTGAGCACCAGCAATCGCTTGCCGCGCAGCAGGTCGGGGACATTGCCCTTGGCGATGCGTTGGGCAAGCCCCTCCACGATGGCCGTCTTCCCCACGCCCGGCTCGCCGATGAGCACGGGGTTGTTCTTCGTCTTGCGGTTGAGGATGCGGATCATGCGCTCGATCTCCTCGTCGCGGCCGATGATGGGGTCGATCTTGCCCTCCTTGGTGCGCGCCACCAGGTCATCGGTGAAGTAGTCCAACACGGGCGTCTTGCTCTTGGGGTCCCCCTTGCGCCGCCGCAGCCCCTCGGGGTCCGCCATCTGCGGCTGCATGCCCACGATGGCGCCCTGCAGGCCGTGGAAGAACGCCTCCAGCGACTGCTCCAAGTTGCGGTTCTGCTGCTTGAACTGGTTGATCTGGCCGAACATCTCCTCCACGCGCAGGCGCAGGTCTTCCGGATCCACCTGCATGTTCTCCAGGATGAGCGTGGCGGCGTTCTTGCCCGTGGAAACCAGGGCGTGGAGCAGGTGCTCCGTACCCACGTTGGCGTGGCGGAACTTGTGCGCGGTCACCACGCTCTGCTCGATCACCGTGTGGAGGAAGGTGGAGAGGCCGTGCTTCACGTGCTGGCCTTCGATATTGGTGGACTTGAGCGCCTTGAGGAGGATGCGTACGTTCTCCTGCGTCACGCCGGCTCCCGTGAAGATCGAGAAGCCGAGCGACTTGGGTATGGAGAGGAGGCCGAGCAGAAGATGTTCGGTCCCGATGTACGGGCTTTTGAGGCTCTTGGCTTCCTGCTCCGCGATCTGCAATGCAAGCTTGGCGTTGGGCGTGAAGCGGTCGAACGGGTGCATGGAGAGGGGAAGGAGGGAGTGAGGAGAACTGGCAGTCTAGAATAGTGAGTGCCAGTTGTCGAAATAATTCTTAGTATTCTATCAGACGAGGGCACGAACCTTTAATGACAAGGAAGAGAAATACTCGTTCTGCTAATCATAAAGAGAATACGAAATTTATTCAAAGAATTTGGGTTGCAGATAGGAAGAGATCGAAGGGGGTTTGGAGGAAGTTAAGAATGATAGACACGCTGGGTAACCGGCCCCTGTTTTCTACCGTGTCCTCTTCATCCTCGTCTCCCGCCAATCCTCGAAGAACAGCATGAGGACGGTGGCGATGGGGATGGAGAGCATGATCCCCAGGATGGGATGGACGATGGAAGGGAAGCTGATGCCGATGAGCA
This region includes:
- a CDS encoding HIT domain-containing protein, encoding MNEERTIFHQIRDKEIPADIVYEDDDVLAFKDIHPKAATHLLFIPKHFVASIADVTPETAHLPGMLILKAQKFAKEQGIAGYKLTFHVGKGGGQEVMYLHLHLLSGERLKE
- a CDS encoding S1 RNA-binding domain-containing protein — its product is MANVPVEQKSMMDELLKESPPILRVQPGELVEGTVVFRGKNKLLLDLQGVATGIVSGRELRDSFNTFKELRVGDSVSALVLEEENDEGMVVMSLRMASQQKAWERFHKLVEGDTTMKFTAQEANKGGLLANIDGIRTFLPVSQLAPVHYPRVNNADASEIINRLQKYVGHTFTVKIITMDEEAGKIVVSEREAMAEERAKALEQLKPGDVREGAVSGIVKFGLFVAFEGLEGLVHISEIAWGHVKNPAEYAQVGDKVTVKVIGVDGEKLSLSIKQLTKDPWEEIAERYPVGKKVTGSVVRFADYGAFLKLEKDINGLVHLSELAHHKVTDPAEVLTIGQKVDAQVINIDVDERRIGLSIKALKPIDKETMERIMREREEEERKKEEEAAVAKDAKSADQQQQTPALPADGTEGGGKEASTGAKESSSVSGFVASKTGKKYYAADSAAGKKIKEENRVEFKSAAEAEAAGYSA
- a CDS encoding PrgI family protein, which translates into the protein MAIDPVKIPQNVYIEDRIVGPLTLKQVLIIALGGGFSYMLYALVAKAAGGQMGLVPTVLVWIPAAVSVVFALVKVNDLSLLRIVLLSIEKMNKPPERVWTPRRGLTIHIRTGGALEAEKAEKRKENILAGNAPVQKTENRIRELSSMLDHPLSLPPEEGLPPPEAAPAEHQAPSRPVDRKSVQVDDLPGAEPPEDLSAYKGVFRDISPQP
- a CDS encoding DUF5665 domain-containing protein; translation: MVKKGAASAEERLVRALEQLNRAVADMPAKYGYVFDRKKSLAHSFLQGAARGLGFVAAIAILVPLIIAFLQSFDWGPIIGSFVKDIVEQMEQLQSAPR
- a CDS encoding TraC family protein, encoding MPVPGFSSAKDTVRQRKKGTLSSTQRFLPIAEIHHDTVVLKNGGLRAVLGVEALNFNLKSETEQQGIIAGYQSFMNTLNFPLQIVVRSSKMNIDPYLVHLRALAHDQQNELLRKQTLGYADFIEKLVDVADIMQKRFLVVIPVDVNPRQKTLIEQFFGWMSPDDSTANIAQRHRDFAGAQTTLKDRVNLVETGLQNIGLLSRRLTTKELIELYYEIYNPKTNQEQKLPSEGQMKVDKTVL
- a CDS encoding ATP-dependent Clp protease ATP-binding subunit — its product is MHPFDRFTPNAKLALQIAEQEAKSLKSPYIGTEHLLLGLLSIPKSLGFSIFTGAGVTQENVRILLKALKSTNIEGQHVKHGLSTFLHTVIEQSVVTAHKFRHANVGTEHLLHALVSTGKNAATLILENMQVDPEDLRLRVEEMFGQINQFKQQNRNLEQSLEAFFHGLQGAIVGMQPQMADPEGLRRRKGDPKSKTPVLDYFTDDLVARTKEGKIDPIIGRDEEIERMIRILNRKTKNNPVLIGEPGVGKTAIVEGLAQRIAKGNVPDLLRGKRLLVLNMGSLVAGTKYRGEFEQRFDDIIKEATKSENDIILFIDEMHTVVGAGSAEGSLDAANILKPALSRGTLRVIGATTIDEYRTVEKDRALERRFQSILVQEPRVPDAIQILQGLRKSFEDFHRLEIMPEAIEAAVHLSKRYITERYLPDKAIDVLDEAAAGKSLQASETNPEIRKTEEKLEHLLKKQQDAVRDQKYHQALKLKQEQQNLREALEKMKGSLDGDRRSPVVISEDDIAQVIGRMTGIPVTKLLKSEAKRLTNMELVLKKHIVGQDEALRKVARAIRRSRVGISDQRRPIGSFLFLGPTGVGKTELVRAIAAEMFNREDALIKIDMSEFMERHNVSRLIGATAGYVGYEEGGQLTEAVRRKPYSVVLFDEVEKAHPEFFNVLLQILEDGVLTDGQGKQVDFTNTIIVMTSNIGADKLTKQAAKIGFQLADEARGEEAAYEEKSQEVIQELKDNLRPEFLNRVDHIIVFNALNQQHIRKIVRMHLQKLTDRLKEQGYILDIDPKAINLLAEEGFDPEYGARPVRRTVQERIESEIAEHILRGIFRKGDTIHVIRKDKDNLEFLHGDGKAPAPLEQEEEVAAG